One segment of Pseudomonas sp. FP2196 DNA contains the following:
- the pqqC gene encoding pyrroloquinoline-quinone synthase PqqC, with protein MTDQPMSPAEFEAALRAKGAYYHIHHPYHVAMYQGRATREQIQGWVANRFYYQVNIPLKDAAILANCPDREIRREWIQRLLDHDGAPGEDGGIEAWLRLGQAVGLDPDQLRSQELVLPGVRFAVDAYVNFARRASWQEAASSSLTELFAPQIHQSRLDSWPQHYPWIDPAGYEYFRTRLGQARRDVEHGLAITLEHYKTREGQERMLEILQFKLDILWSMLDAMSMAYELNRPPYHSVTEQRVWHKGITL; from the coding sequence ATGACCGACCAACCGATGTCCCCCGCCGAATTCGAAGCGGCCCTGCGCGCGAAAGGCGCCTACTACCACATCCATCACCCGTATCACGTGGCGATGTATCAGGGCCGCGCCACCCGCGAGCAGATTCAGGGCTGGGTCGCCAACCGCTTCTACTATCAGGTGAACATTCCCCTGAAAGACGCTGCGATCCTCGCCAACTGCCCGGATCGCGAGATTCGTCGCGAGTGGATTCAGCGTCTGCTCGACCACGACGGCGCGCCCGGTGAAGACGGCGGTATCGAAGCCTGGCTGCGCCTCGGTCAAGCGGTCGGCCTCGACCCGGATCAACTGCGCTCCCAGGAACTGGTGCTGCCCGGCGTACGCTTCGCCGTCGATGCCTACGTCAACTTCGCCCGCCGCGCCAGTTGGCAGGAGGCCGCCAGCAGCTCGTTGACCGAACTGTTCGCGCCGCAGATCCACCAGTCGCGCCTCGATAGCTGGCCGCAGCATTACCCGTGGATCGACCCGGCCGGTTACGAGTATTTCCGCACCCGCCTCGGTCAAGCGCGCCGCGACGTCGAGCACGGTCTGGCGATCACGCTGGAGCATTACAAGACGCGCGAAGGCCAGGAGCGCATGCTGGAAATTCTCCAGTTCAAACTGGACATTCTTTGGAGCATGCTCGACGCCATGAGCATGGCCTACGAACTGAACCGCCCGCCGTATCACAGCGTGACCGAACAACGGGTCTGGCATAAAGGAATCACCCTATGA
- the pqqF gene encoding pyrroloquinoline quinone biosynthesis protein PqqF encodes MPAPTPSCPHTETLANGLRVTLRHVPELKRSAAALRVAAGSHDVPLAWPGLAHFLEHLLFLGTERFPANEGLMAYVQRHGGQVNASTRERTTDFFFELPTQSFGAGLERLSDMLAHPRMNPDDQLREREVLQAEFVAWSQDPTAQRQFALYEGLPAEHPLRGFHAGNRDTLQVEQPAFQRALTDFHQQFYRSGQMALSLVGPQSLEALRVLAEAFAAALPTGDNVEQAGVLPFGVKSYQQVGERHGNLLFAFEALPTASAEALAFLCHWLNSTKHGGLLAYLQQKNLADGLKATPLYHFGGQALLHLQFAAPAESLSAIGEQVRNWLSFFAQQDWTPLRKEYAALLQRQQQVSGALQLARLDIEQLESGLTHAGVSALQQILREIGTVDNFSNHWQLPAANPFLRTVEPLANAGLIRGQTSAHRGLRTFAQDRSRGRRERSPMQFSQALPDNGDEGAIYLRWQLEVAANADLQAQLHRSLLETQDDARQAGVELSLGTTGNQCLLRLTGLQEPMPVVLEHALKCLTRIDADSVRGEPETPLMPIRHLLKALPEHCLASTPTCANANHLWITSRWDGLALGLSAHTQSAMGVALSRIPGIPDNQLPAPSAINGQHLWSHIDTASSEHSLLLFCPTASREIADEAAWRLLAQLCQTPFYQRLRVELQLGYAVFSGLRQMHGQTGLLFGVQSPTATPQALLGHIQQFLEGLPEVIEQLDDASLSQQRQALADQFNDTNLSTKDSAELLWQARLAGHSSDYLPQLVVAIGQLDRPALLAAAQRLNNADGGWLCLASDAMSCEPWQAAN; translated from the coding sequence ATGCCTGCGCCGACTCCCTCCTGTCCCCACACTGAAACCCTGGCCAACGGCTTGCGCGTGACCCTGCGTCATGTGCCCGAGCTCAAGCGCAGCGCCGCCGCATTACGGGTGGCCGCTGGCAGCCATGACGTGCCGTTGGCGTGGCCGGGGCTGGCGCACTTCCTCGAGCATTTGCTGTTTCTCGGTACTGAGCGTTTTCCTGCGAATGAAGGGCTGATGGCCTACGTGCAGCGTCATGGCGGGCAGGTGAATGCCAGCACTCGGGAGCGCACCACTGACTTTTTCTTTGAGTTGCCGACGCAGTCTTTCGGTGCAGGGCTTGAGCGTCTGTCGGACATGCTCGCCCACCCACGTATGAATCCGGACGATCAGTTGCGGGAACGGGAAGTGCTGCAGGCGGAATTTGTCGCCTGGTCGCAGGATCCGACGGCTCAGCGGCAGTTTGCGTTGTACGAGGGATTGCCGGCGGAACATCCGCTGCGCGGTTTTCACGCTGGGAATCGTGACACGCTGCAAGTTGAGCAACCAGCGTTTCAGCGAGCGCTGACAGACTTCCATCAGCAGTTCTATCGCTCCGGGCAAATGGCCTTGAGCCTCGTTGGACCGCAGAGTCTGGAGGCGTTACGTGTGCTCGCGGAGGCGTTTGCAGCGGCGCTTCCAACTGGGGATAACGTAGAGCAAGCAGGCGTCCTGCCGTTTGGGGTGAAAAGTTATCAACAGGTCGGTGAACGCCACGGCAATCTGCTGTTTGCATTCGAAGCGCTGCCCACCGCGTCCGCTGAAGCGCTGGCTTTTCTTTGCCATTGGCTGAACAGCACCAAGCACGGTGGACTGCTCGCGTATTTGCAGCAGAAAAATCTGGCTGACGGTTTGAAAGCAACGCCGCTGTATCACTTCGGCGGACAAGCCTTGCTGCATCTGCAGTTTGCGGCACCAGCCGAATCGCTGAGCGCGATTGGCGAACAGGTGCGCAATTGGCTCAGCTTCTTCGCGCAACAGGACTGGACGCCGCTACGCAAGGAATACGCAGCCCTGCTTCAGCGTCAGCAGCAAGTCAGCGGCGCGTTGCAACTGGCGCGTCTCGATATCGAGCAGCTGGAAAGTGGCCTGACCCACGCCGGCGTGTCAGCCCTCCAACAGATCCTTCGTGAAATCGGCACTGTGGATAACTTCAGCAACCACTGGCAACTGCCGGCCGCCAATCCGTTCTTGCGTACCGTTGAACCACTGGCCAACGCCGGATTGATCCGCGGCCAGACCAGCGCCCACCGTGGACTGCGCACGTTCGCTCAGGATCGTTCGCGCGGCCGTCGCGAACGCTCGCCCATGCAATTCAGCCAGGCATTGCCGGACAACGGTGATGAAGGTGCGATTTATCTGCGCTGGCAATTGGAGGTAGCAGCCAATGCTGATCTGCAAGCACAACTGCATCGCAGCCTTCTGGAAACTCAGGACGACGCACGTCAGGCCGGGGTCGAGTTGTCGCTCGGCACAACCGGCAATCAATGTTTGTTGAGGCTCACCGGCCTGCAAGAGCCGATGCCCGTCGTCCTGGAGCATGCGCTGAAATGTCTGACGCGAATTGACGCCGATTCCGTGCGAGGCGAGCCAGAAACGCCGTTGATGCCGATCCGCCATCTACTCAAGGCGCTGCCGGAGCATTGTCTGGCCTCAACGCCAACTTGCGCCAACGCCAATCATCTGTGGATAACTTCCCGCTGGGATGGCCTGGCGCTGGGCCTCAGCGCGCACACTCAATCCGCCATGGGTGTGGCGCTGAGCCGTATTCCCGGCATACCTGACAATCAATTGCCGGCTCCGTCGGCCATCAACGGCCAACATCTATGGAGCCACATCGACACCGCGTCCAGCGAACACTCGCTGCTGCTGTTCTGCCCGACCGCCAGCCGCGAAATTGCCGATGAAGCTGCATGGCGCCTGCTTGCGCAGCTGTGCCAGACGCCGTTCTATCAGCGCCTGCGCGTCGAACTGCAGTTGGGTTACGCGGTGTTCAGTGGTTTGCGGCAAATGCACGGACAGACCGGGTTGCTGTTCGGCGTGCAATCGCCAACAGCCACACCGCAAGCATTGCTCGGGCATATTCAGCAGTTTCTCGAAGGCCTTCCCGAAGTGATCGAACAACTTGATGACGCCAGCCTCAGCCAACAACGCCAAGCGCTCGCCGATCAGTTCAATGACACAAATCTGTCCACCAAAGACTCCGCAGAACTGCTGTGGCAGGCCAGACTCGCGGGCCATTCGTCGGATTACCTACCGCAATTGGTCGTCGCGATTGGCCAACTGGATCGCCCGGCATTGCTGGCAGCCGCACAGCGCTTAAACAACGCCGACGGTGGCTGGCTCTGCCTCGCCAGCGACGCTATGTCCTGCGAGCCATGGCAAGCGGCAAACTGA
- the pqqD gene encoding pyrroloquinoline quinone biosynthesis peptide chaperone PqqD — protein sequence MSFDRSKVPTWRPGYRFQYEPAQKGHVLLYPEGMIKLNDSAALIGGLIDGERDVAAIIAELDKQFPGVPELGEDIEQFMEVARAQHWIELA from the coding sequence ATGAGTTTCGACCGCAGCAAAGTCCCGACCTGGCGTCCCGGCTACCGCTTCCAGTACGAACCGGCGCAAAAAGGCCATGTGCTGCTGTACCCCGAAGGCATGATCAAACTCAACGACAGCGCCGCGCTGATCGGTGGTTTGATCGACGGTGAGCGGGATGTCGCGGCGATCATTGCCGAGCTCGACAAGCAGTTCCCCGGCGTGCCCGAACTCGGTGAAGACATCGAGCAATTCATGGAGGTTGCCCGTGCGCAGCACTGGATCGAACTTGCCTGA
- the pqqB gene encoding pyrroloquinoline quinone biosynthesis protein PqqB, with product MFVQILGSAAGGGFPQWNCNCVNCAGFRDGSLNAKARTQSSIAISDDGVNWVLCNASPDIRAQLQSFAPMQPGRALRDTGISAIILMDSQIDHTTGLLSLREGCPHQVWCTDMVHEDLSTGFPLFTMLKHWNGGLNWNRIELDQSFTVAACPNLRFTPLPLRSAAPPYSPHRFDPHPGDNIGLIVEDLNTGGKLFYAPGLGKVEAPLLEIMAGSDCVLVDGTMWDDDEMQRRGVGTRTGREMGHLAQNGPGGMLEVLEQLPEQRKVLIHINNTNPILDEDSPERAELARRDVEVAYDGMSIVL from the coding sequence ATGTTCGTCCAGATTCTGGGTTCGGCCGCCGGCGGCGGTTTTCCGCAGTGGAATTGCAACTGCGTCAATTGCGCAGGTTTTCGCGACGGCAGCCTGAATGCCAAGGCCCGCACTCAATCGTCCATCGCGATTTCCGACGACGGCGTGAACTGGGTGCTGTGCAACGCCTCGCCAGACATCCGCGCGCAACTGCAGAGCTTCGCTCCGATGCAACCCGGCCGTGCCCTGCGCGACACCGGCATCAGCGCGATCATCCTGATGGACAGCCAGATCGACCACACCACCGGCCTGCTCAGCCTGCGCGAAGGCTGCCCGCATCAGGTCTGGTGCACAGACATGGTTCACGAAGACCTGAGCACGGGTTTTCCGCTGTTCACCATGCTCAAGCACTGGAATGGCGGGTTGAACTGGAACCGCATCGAACTCGATCAAAGCTTCACCGTCGCCGCGTGCCCGAACCTGCGTTTCACCCCGCTGCCATTGCGCAGCGCCGCACCGCCGTACTCGCCGCACCGCTTCGATCCGCACCCGGGCGACAACATCGGCCTGATCGTCGAAGACCTGAATACCGGCGGCAAACTGTTCTATGCGCCGGGGCTGGGCAAGGTTGAAGCTCCACTGCTGGAAATCATGGCGGGCAGCGATTGCGTGCTGGTGGACGGCACCATGTGGGACGACGATGAAATGCAGCGCCGTGGCGTCGGCACCCGCACCGGGCGCGAGATGGGCCATCTGGCGCAGAACGGCCCTGGCGGCATGCTCGAAGTGCTGGAACAGCTTCCCGAGCAGCGCAAGGTGCTTATCCACATCAACAACACCAACCCGATCCTCGACGAGGATTCCCCGGAGCGCGCAGAACTGGCGCGGCGTGATGTTGAAGTGGCGTATGACGGCATGAGTATTGTGCTGTAG
- the pqqA gene encoding pyrroloquinoline quinone precursor peptide PqqA has product MSWTKPAYTDLRIGFEVTMYFASR; this is encoded by the coding sequence ATGTCCTGGACAAAACCGGCTTACACCGACCTGCGTATCGGCTTCGAAGTCACCATGTACTTCGCCAGCCGCTGA